GTTAAGTTCAAATTGCCTTTGCGCTCCGCGTCGTCCGTGTATCACGGATGACGTTTTCAAAAAAGCGCCCCGGCCGTCGTTCTGCCGGGGATGTTCGCGTGCGACATGGATTGTAGTCACGAAAACTGCCAGAGGCAGGGAAATTCAATACTGCGCCGAAAGTATAGCAGGACAGCGGAATTTTGTCTACAACTTCGACGGGCGGTTTTGACGCTCCATCGTAGACTGAATTGCAGGCGTTTTTGTTCCGCCATCTTCGGTAGACGCTTCCGCTTCGCCGAATCTTTCGTGGGGACATTCGTGCGTTAGAATTGCCCCATGACTCTCCATCCCGATTTCATCCACGAACTGAAAAAACGCTTCGCGGGCGACGTTCGGCTGGACGCGGCCTCCCGCGCGTTGTACTCCACCGACGCGTCCATCTACCAGATCGAGCCGCTGGGCGTCGCCGTCCCGAAGACGCAGGAAGACCTCCACGCCGCGGTGGAATTGGCCGCAAAATACCGCGTCCCCATCCTGCCGCGCGGCGCGGGATCGTCCCTCGCGGGGCAGGCCATCGGCGAGGCGCTGATCCTCGACTGCTCGCGCTGGCTGGATTCCATCGTCGAGATCAACCCCGAAGCGCGGACGGCCGTCGTCGAGCCAGGCGTCGTCCTAGCGGACCTGAACGCGGCCGCCGCGAAATTCGGGCTGATGTTCGGTCCCGACCCCGCTTCGGCGGAGCGCGCCACGATGGGCGGCGTCATCGGGAATAACGCCACGGGCGCGCACTCCATTCTGTACGGCATGACCGCAGACCATTTACTCGAAGCGGATGTGGCGCTGGCGGACGGTTCATTGGCTGTGTTTGGAGGGCAGAGAACGGAGAGCGGAGAGCAGGGGAGAGGCGACTTATCTCTGCTCTCTGCTCTCTATTCATCTATCGCTGAAATTCGCGAGAGATACTCGGAGGCAATTAAGCAGAGCTATCCCAAATCCTGGCGTAACTCGGCGGGCTATCGTCTGAACTATCTATTGCCCTTTTCCCATTCCGCGCCGCCTTTCTGGGATGGCGCTTATCCCTCCGTTCAGCCTTCATCCTTCACCCTTCATCCTTCATTGCTCGCTGGCTCCGAGGGGACATTGGCCGTCATCCGCCGCGCGAAGGTGAACCTCGTCCTGAAGCCGAAATACACGATCTTGGGCATCCTCGCTTATGACGACATCCCCGCCGCGTGCGACGAAGCGCCGCGCCTGCTGGAGTTCTGCCCCAGCGCGGTGGAGTTGGTCCCGCGCATGATCCTGCGGCTGGCGCGCGGCGTCCCCGCGTACGCGCGTCAGATGGGATGGCTGGAGGGCGATCCCGCCGCGCTGCTGGTCGTCGAGTTCAGCGGCGACCGCCCCGAGGTCCTGAAGCGAAGCGTGGAGCGGATCGGCAGTCTGATGTATGTCGCCGAGTCGCCCGAAGAGCAGGCGCGCGTCTGGAACGTCCGCAAAGTCGGGCTGGGGATTCTGGATTCGCGTCCGCAGGCCGCGCGTCCCGTCGCGTTCATCGAGGATTGCGCCATCCCGGTGGAGCGGCTGGGGGAGTTCGTCCGCGAGATCGAGCGGATCCTCGCCGCGCACGGCACGGAGGGCGGGATTTACGCGCACGCCTCGGCGGGCTGTCTGCACATCCGCCCCATCCTGAATCTGAAATCGGGCGAGGGCGCGCGCTCACTGCGGAGCATCGCCGAGCAGACGCTGGCGCTGACCCTGCGACTCGGCGGTTCGATGAGCAGCGAACACGGCGACGGGATGGCGCGCGGCGAGTGGCTGCGACAGACCTACGGCGACGACGTGACCGAGGCCATGCGCCTGTTGAAGCGCGCCGCCGATCCGCACAACATCCTCAACCCGGGCAAGATGTTCGACGCGCCGCCGATGGATTCGCGCCTGCGCTACGGCGCGGAGTACGCCGCGCGGCCGTGGACTCCCGCGCTGGATTTTTCGCGCAACGGCGGGTTGCAGACCGCCGTCGAGCAATGCAACGGGCAGGGCGTGTGCCGCAAGTCCACGGGCGTGATGTGTCCCTCGTATCAGGCGACGCGGGAGGAGGGCAACTCCACGCGGGGACGGGCGAATTTGCTGCGGGCGATGATCTCGGGGATTGGGACGCGGATAAACACGGATAGCGCCGAAAACGCGGGGAAGAAAATTTCCGCGTCCATCCGCGCTCGTCCGCATCCGATAATGGATGCCGCTTATCGGGCTCTCGACCTGTGCCTCGCCTGCAAAGGCTGTAAGGCGGAATGTCCCAGCGGCGTGGACATGGCGAAACTGAAGTTTGAGTTCATGCACGAATATTACAAGACGCATCGCCGCCCGCTGCGCGATTATCTGTTTGGATATTTCCACGTCACAGCGCGCGTCCTTGCCGCGTTCGCGCCGCTCGTCAACGCGCTGACCGCCCTCGCGCCGATAAAAAATCTCGCCGCGAAAATTCTGGGACTCGCGCCGGCGCGCCCCTTCCCGAAGTTCACGCGCGAGCGGGCAAAGGCAAGCCGGGCCGACGATCCACGCGGCGAAGTCATCTTCCTCGGCGACCCGTTCACGCGCTACGTCGAACCGCAGGCGGAGCAGGCCGCGCTCGACGTTTTGGCCGCGTGCGGATACGAGGTCTTCGTCCTGCCCGTCGTGGGAGCGGGGGCGGGGCTGATGAGCAAATCGTTTATCGAATCCGCCCAAAGTCACGCGCGCCGCGTTCTGGACGCGCTGGAGGAACTCGACCCGGCGCGCCGCCTGCCGATCGTGGGAATCGAACCGTCGGAAGTCTACTGCCTGAAGAACGACTACGCCGACCTGCTGCGGTCGCGCGCCGAGGAGACCGCTTCGCTCTCGACCCGCGTCTGGCTGCTGGACGAGTTCCTCCTGCGCTCGGACGCGTTCCCGCGCTTGCGCGTAGCCAGAATGACAGACGCTCCGTCCCTGCAAACGCCCAAACCGAAAATCTACCTGCAGCCGCACTGTCACCAGCGCGCCGAGCCTCCCGCCGCGGACGGACTTCCCACGGGCGCGGCGGCCACGGTCTCCCTGCTGCAAACCCTCGGCTTCGACGTGGAGTTGAGCGACGCTGGCTGTTGCGGCATGGCGGGCACGTTCGGCTTTGAAGCGGAGCATTATGAGGTTTCGCTGAAGGTGGGTGAGTTGAAGTTGTTGCCTAATGTGAGAGACTTGAGATTGGAGACTGGAGACTGTGGCATGGCTGCCTCTGGCGCGGCGTGCAGGATGCAGATTCGCCACGGCGCGAACGCGGAGGCGCGGCATCCGATCGAGTGGGCGAGGGAGGCGTTGTTTCGTATCGTTTGAGGCCGCGCCAGGGTGATTTCAGTTTTATAATAGGGCAACCCCAGTTTGGGCGGCAGGCTTTGAAGAATATCTCCGAAGAACGCACCCGTAAGGAAAGGATAGACCCGCAGTTGGAACGGGCGGGTTGGTATTTGCGCGACCATTCCAAAGTGAGAATCGAAATCCCTGTGGATGGTTACGACGCCGCGCCGTGGAATGGGGTGACGGATTACTGCCTGTACCGAGAAAATGGAGAAGCGTTAGCGGTGGTGGAAGCCAAGAAGACGGCGGTGGATGTTCGGCTGGCGGAAGCGCAACTCACGCATTATGTGACGGAGATCGAGAAACACCAGAGTTTCCGCCCCTTTGGTTTTTTAGCCAACGGACGCGAAATTTATTTTGTGGACGTGGGTAACGCGCCCAAACGTGAAGTCTTTGGCTTTTTCACGCGCGAAGATTTGGAGAATTTGCTCTACATCCGCCAGAATGCCAAGCCGCTTAGCTCGATTGGAATCAATAACTCCATCGTTGACCGTTCGTATCAGCATGAGGCTATCCGCCGCGTGTGTGAGGCGTTTGAAACCGTCCCGAAGGTTTCAGAACCTTCGGGACGTTCTGGCGGTAAACGCAAAGCCTTGATCGTCATGGCGACGGGAACGGGCAAGACGCGTACTACGATGGGATTGATTGACGTCTTTATGCGTGCGAATCAAGCGCGGCGTGTGCTGTTTGTGGCGGACCGCGACGCGTTAGTCGAGCAGGCGATAGACGACGGCTTTCAGAAGTATCTGCCAACAGAACCTTGCACTCGTCTGCGAAGTTGGAACGTGGAGACCAGCCAGAGACTCTACGCGGTGACGCTGCAAACGCTGAGCAACATCTTCGAACAGTTCTCGCCCGCCTTCTTCGACTTGATCGTCTTCGACGAAGTCCATCGCTCGATCTTCAACAAATTCAATGAAGTGTTGGAGTATTTCGACGGCAGGCAGATCGGATTGACCGCCACGCCCGCCAACTACATCAACCGCGATACTTTTCTGGCTTTCGATTGCGCCGACGGCAAGCCGACCTATCTCTACACTTATGAACAAGCCATTGAAGACAAGTATCTCGTGGATTACGAACTCTACGCCGCGCGGACAAAGTTCCAGCGCGAAGGCATCCACGGCGTGGACCTGACCGAAGAGGAGCGCAACGCCTTAATCGAAAAAGGGATCGATCCCGACGACATCAACTTCGAAGGAACCGAACTCGAAAGAACTGTCACGAATTTCGATACCATTCGCAGACAGTGGGAGGAGATTTGGGAAGTTTGCAAGAAGGACGCTTCGGGGCAACTGCCAGGGAAAACAATCGTCTTTGCAGTCACGCAGGAACATGCCTTGCGTTTGCAAAAGATTTTTGATGAGATGTATCCGCAGTTCCCCGAGTTGACAAAAGTCATCACGCATAAATCGGAATACCGCGGCAAGTTGGTGGAAGCGTTCAAGAAGGAAGATATGCCGCGCATCGCCATTTCGGTGGACATGCTCGACACGGGCATTGACGTTCCTGAAGTCGTCAATTTGGTTTTTATGAAACCCGTCCAATCGCCGATCAAATTGCAGCAGATGATTGGACGCGGCACGCGTCCGCAGGCGGCGTGTAGGAATTTGGCGCTGCTGCCGAATTTCGAGAAGAAGGGTTTTCTCATCATTGACTTCTGGGAAAACAACTTCAGCCGCGACGCGAAGGAAGTCGCCGATCAGTCCACGCCTGTGCTGGCGACGATTTTCAATACGCGCTTAAAACTGCTGGAGACTTATCTCACCGACCAGCAGAATCCCGAATGTAAACAAGTAATCGCCGACCTGCGCGGGCAGATTCAACAGATCCCGACCGACTCGTTCACCATCCGCAAGCACATGCCAAAGATCGAAGAAGCATGGACGGACGCCTTCTGGGATTATTTAATCCCAAGCAAGATTGACTTCCTGAAAGTGAACGTTGCGCCGCATCTGCGTCTCGTCCCTGGCGTGGATGTCGCCGCGGCGACCTTTATCAGCAAGATGGAACGGTTGAAGCTGCTCAAACGCACGAACAAAGAAGCCAGCGGAACCATTCAATCCATCGTGGAGGACGCTCAAAGTCTGCGCGACACCATTTTGTCCGACGCCGAGCGCAAAGCCAAAAGCGTTTGCGTGCCAGAAAAGCTGGTTGAGTTTGGAAGCAACGAACTGAACCTGATTCGCGACACGCTTGCGCCGCGCATGAAGAACAAAGCGCGCTACGACACTTTCCTTGAACTTGATCTCGTGGATTCCATCGCCATTAGCGGATATATTCTTCTCTCCAAGAGCGGCGAGAAGATGTACGTGGCGGAGTACCGCCGTCTGGTAGAGGAGCGCATCTTGAAATTAGTCGCCGATCATCCGACCATCAAGGCGATTCAGCGCGGCGAACCGATTGACGACTGGCAGTTGCTCGAACTGGAGCGCACGCTGACCAAAGAACTCGGCGAAAGCGATTTGGAAGTAACGCCCGAAAACCTGACAAAAGTATTTTTGCCGTCCACGGATAGTTTTCTCGATCTGGTGCGCCAGACCTTGGACATGCAATATCTTCCCGATTACAAGGATTTGGTGGCGCGGCAATTTGAAAAATACACCATCGAACACAAGTTCAACGCCGACCAGATTCGCTTCCTGCGCGCCGTGCAGAGCGTATTCTTGCAGAAACGCCGCCTCGAGACCGCCGACCTGTACGACGCGCCCGCGCTAGTGGGCTTTGGGCAAGACGCGGTGGAACGGTGGTTTACGGAGCAGGAAGCGCTAGAGTTGGTGGCGTTTGCGAATAAGATGGCGGTATGATCGAGGCTAGCGATGACGCAATATTTTTTTGTAGACGAATCAGGCGATGCAGGGCTGAATAACAAAGGATCGGCGTATTATGTCGTCGCCATGGCGCAATTACCCAATCGCGAACCAGTGACCCAACTTGCCGCGCTGAGGAAAGATTTGAATCTATCGCCCAGTTTTGAGTTTCATTTTTACAAGATGAATTCGAGACAGAAGAACGCATTTTTTGAAGCCATTCGTCCGCTTTCATTTCGCGCACGCGTCGCCATGTTCATAAAATCCCAAACCCCGCCTGGATATAAGGGGCTGGACAGCACGGAACTGGCCACCAGGCTCCTGGTTGAACTTACCTTGCGGGCTTCGCCTCTCGACATCGCCAACGACATTCTGGTTTTGGACGACAAGCCCGAAAGTTTCATCCAATCCCTGCGGATTCATTTTACGCAAGCGTACAAACAGGCAAGGCGCGACCGCCCATTCAAGAAAATCGTTTCCAGCAAATCAACCTTCGACGACGGCTTGCAAATAGCCGATATGATTGCAGGCGCAATGCGCCAATTCGGTTGGGAAAATGACACAACGTATTTCCAGATGTTTTCCAGCAAGATGGTGGATCTATGGCAGGTTGGGTAAATAAAACACCCCTGGCTATCCCAAGACTTGCTCGGGAAGACTACCTCATGTGGCAGCCTTGTCGCCAGGGGCGGGTAAAACGGTCGAGCCGTTTTATTGGTAAGCACATTATACAAGGAATGATGATGGGCGTCAAATTATTTCGCCTTTCTTCTTGTGAGCCGCCGCTGGACATTATGTTTGGCGCAGACGCGGTGGAACGGTGGTTTACGGAGCAGGAAGCGCTAGAGTTGGTGGCGTTTGCCAACAAGATGGCGGTATAATAATCTTACAGTTTCTTGTTCGATAAGGAGAAGTAAGACGTGGATACCGTAACAATTTCCTCAAAATATCAAGTGGTGATTCCCCGCGCCATCCGCGAGAAGTGGAACGTCAAGCCAGGACAAAAAGTGCGGTTCATCATTTACGGCAACCGCCTGGAGATCGTCCCCGTGCGGGATATTAAATCGGCGCGCGGCTTCCTAAAGGGCATGAGTAGCACGATTGAGCGGGAGGAGGAAGACCGCGTATGAACGTAATTGATTCGTCGGGCTGGCTGGAGTATTTTATCAACGGCAGTAACGCTGATTTTTTCGCGCCCGCGATTCAAAGCGTCGAAGAAGTCCTCGTACCCACCATAAGCCTGTTTGAGGTTTTCAAGCGCGTCTTGATCGAGAAAAACAGAGACGACGCGCTGGAAGCGGTTGCCCAAATGAAAGACGGGCGCGTGATGGATTTGGACGATAGTCTCGCGCTGGTGGCGGCAGAACTTTCTTACGAATTGAAACTTCCGCTGGCAGACAGCATCATCCTTGCCACTGCCCGCGCCAATAACGCTACGCTCTGGACGCAGGACGCGCACTTCAAAGGTGTGGAAGGCGTGAGGTATATCGAGAAGAAGGATTGATACACCCTGATTTAATCAGGACGCGATGGAACGGTGGTTTACGGAGAGGAAAATTAACGAGGTGGTAGAATTCGCCAATCGTCTTGCGATTGAACAAGGAAAGCCATGAGCGAAATTTTCAATATCTATTGTGACGAGAGTTGCCATTTGGAAAACGACCGCCTACCAATTATGGTTTTAGGCGCGGTGTGGTGCCCGCTCGAAAAAAGGCGAGAGATTGCCGTTCGTATTCGTGAGATCAAAACACAACATGGTTTACCGCCCAATTTTGAAATTAAGTGGGTAAAAGTTTCGCCTGCAAAACTGGATTTTTACCTTGCCGTGATGGATTATTTCTTTGACGATGATGACCTGCATTTTCGGGGGCTGATTGCCGATAAGACCAGACTTAGACACAAAGAGCACAACCAAACTCACGATGATTGGTATTACAAGATGTATTTTGACATGCTGAAAGTCATCTTGTTTCCCAATTCTCGTTATCGGATATACATAGACATCAAAGACACACAGAGCAAGAGTAAGGTAGAAAACCTGCAAAAACTCCATGAGGTGCTGAGCAATAATATGTACGACTTTCGGCGCGAAGTTGTCGAAAGAGTGCAGGCCGTCCATTCGCATGAAGTCGAGCAACTTCAATTGGTAGATTTGTTGATTGGGACCGTCGCTTACGCAAACCGAAGCCTGCAAACCAGCCAGGCAAAACTCGAATTGGTCAAAAGGATGCGCGAACGTTCGGGCTATCGCTTGACCAGCAAGACCTTGTATCGGGAGGATAAAGTAAATCTATTTCTCTGGCAACCAAATTGGGGGCGAGACAATGACAAATAAACCAGGCTGGCTTCCTAATCTGGTTCTGATATCTGATTATGATGGTGATTGGG
This DNA window, taken from Candidatus Denitrolinea symbiosum, encodes the following:
- a CDS encoding FAD-binding oxidoreductase, partial, with the protein product MTLHPDFIHELKKRFAGDVRLDAASRALYSTDASIYQIEPLGVAVPKTQEDLHAAVELAAKYRVPILPRGAGSSLAGQAIGEALILDCSRWLDSIVEINPEARTAVVEPGVVLADLNAAAAKFGLMFGPDPASAERATMGGVIGNNATGAHSILYGMTADHLLEADVALADGSLAVFGGQRTESGEQGRGDLSLLSALYSSIAEIRERYSEAIKQSYPKSWRNSAGYRLNYLLPFSHSAPPFWDGAYPSVQPSSFTLHPSLLAGSEGTLAVIRRAKVNLVLKPKYTILGILAYDDIPAACDEAPRLLEFCPSAVELVPRMILRLARGVPAYARQMGWLEGDPAALLVVEFSGDRPEVLKRSVERIGSLMYVAESPEEQARVWNVRKVGLGILDSRPQAARPVAFIEDCAIPVERLGEFVREIERILAAHGTEGGIYAHASAGCLHIRPILNLKSGEGARSLRSIAEQTLALTLRLGGSMSSEHGDGMARGEWLRQTYGDDVTEAMRLLKRAADPHNILNPGKMFDAPPMDSRLRYGAEYAARPWTPALDFSRNGGLQTAVEQCNGQGVCRKSTGVMCPSYQATREEGNSTRGRANLLRAMISGIGTRINTDSAENAGKKISASIRARPHPIMDAAYRALDLCLACKGCKAECPSGVDMAKLKFEFMHEYYKTHRRPLRDYLFGYFHVTARVLAAFAPLVNALTALAPIKNLAAKILGLAPARPFPKFTRERAKASRADDPRGEVIFLGDPFTRYVEPQAEQAALDVLAACGYEVFVLPVVGAGAGLMSKSFIESAQSHARRVLDALEELDPARRLPIVGIEPSEVYCLKNDYADLLRSRAEETASLSTRVWLLDEFLLRSDAFPRLRVARMTDAPSLQTPKPKIYLQPHCHQRAEPPAADGLPTGAAATVSLLQTLGFDVELSDAGCCGMAGTFGFEAEHYEVSLKVGELKLLPNVRDLRLETGDCGMAASGAACRMQIRHGANAEARHPIEWAREALFRIV
- a CDS encoding type I restriction endonuclease, encoding MKNISEERTRKERIDPQLERAGWYLRDHSKVRIEIPVDGYDAAPWNGVTDYCLYRENGEALAVVEAKKTAVDVRLAEAQLTHYVTEIEKHQSFRPFGFLANGREIYFVDVGNAPKREVFGFFTREDLENLLYIRQNAKPLSSIGINNSIVDRSYQHEAIRRVCEAFETVPKVSEPSGRSGGKRKALIVMATGTGKTRTTMGLIDVFMRANQARRVLFVADRDALVEQAIDDGFQKYLPTEPCTRLRSWNVETSQRLYAVTLQTLSNIFEQFSPAFFDLIVFDEVHRSIFNKFNEVLEYFDGRQIGLTATPANYINRDTFLAFDCADGKPTYLYTYEQAIEDKYLVDYELYAARTKFQREGIHGVDLTEEERNALIEKGIDPDDINFEGTELERTVTNFDTIRRQWEEIWEVCKKDASGQLPGKTIVFAVTQEHALRLQKIFDEMYPQFPELTKVITHKSEYRGKLVEAFKKEDMPRIAISVDMLDTGIDVPEVVNLVFMKPVQSPIKLQQMIGRGTRPQAACRNLALLPNFEKKGFLIIDFWENNFSRDAKEVADQSTPVLATIFNTRLKLLETYLTDQQNPECKQVIADLRGQIQQIPTDSFTIRKHMPKIEEAWTDAFWDYLIPSKIDFLKVNVAPHLRLVPGVDVAAATFISKMERLKLLKRTNKEASGTIQSIVEDAQSLRDTILSDAERKAKSVCVPEKLVEFGSNELNLIRDTLAPRMKNKARYDTFLELDLVDSIAISGYILLSKSGEKMYVAEYRRLVEERILKLVADHPTIKAIQRGEPIDDWQLLELERTLTKELGESDLEVTPENLTKVFLPSTDSFLDLVRQTLDMQYLPDYKDLVARQFEKYTIEHKFNADQIRFLRAVQSVFLQKRRLETADLYDAPALVGFGQDAVERWFTEQEALELVAFANKMAV
- a CDS encoding AbrB family transcriptional regulator, giving the protein MDTVTISSKYQVVIPRAIREKWNVKPGQKVRFIIYGNRLEIVPVRDIKSARGFLKGMSSTIEREEEDRV
- a CDS encoding PIN domain ribonuclease, VapC toxin family produces the protein MNVIDSSGWLEYFINGSNADFFAPAIQSVEEVLVPTISLFEVFKRVLIEKNRDDALEAVAQMKDGRVMDLDDSLALVAAELSYELKLPLADSIILATARANNATLWTQDAHFKGVEGVRYIEKKD